From one Bacteroides fragilis NCTC 9343 genomic stretch:
- a CDS encoding sugar kinase, with amino-acid sequence MGKKVVTLGEIMLRLSPPGNTRFVQSDSFDVVYGGGEANVAVSCANYGHDAYFITKLPGHEIGQSAVNALRKYGVKTDYIARGGERVGIYYLETGAAMRPSKVIYDRAHSAIAEAVAADFDFDKIMEGADWFHWSGITPAISDKAAELTRLACEAAKRHGVTVSVDLNFRKKLWTKEKAQSIMKPLMKYVDVCIGNEEDAELCLGFKPDADVEGGHTDAEGYKGIFRQMMDEFGFSYVISTLRESFSASHNGWKAMIYNGEEFYVSRHYDIDPIIDRVGGGDSFSGGVIHGLLTKRTQGEALEFAVAASALKHTINGDFNLVSVAEVEALVGGDASGRVQR; translated from the coding sequence ATGGGAAAGAAAGTCGTTACATTAGGCGAAATCATGCTTCGGTTGTCTCCTCCGGGAAATACCCGCTTTGTCCAGTCGGACTCTTTTGATGTGGTATATGGTGGAGGTGAGGCTAACGTGGCGGTGAGCTGTGCCAATTATGGTCACGACGCTTATTTTATAACCAAACTGCCTGGACATGAAATCGGGCAGTCGGCAGTAAATGCACTCCGTAAATACGGTGTAAAGACAGACTATATTGCGCGGGGAGGCGAACGTGTAGGGATCTATTATTTGGAAACCGGTGCAGCTATGCGTCCCAGTAAAGTGATTTACGATCGTGCCCATTCTGCCATTGCCGAGGCCGTTGCAGCGGACTTTGATTTTGACAAGATCATGGAGGGGGCCGACTGGTTCCATTGGTCTGGTATTACTCCTGCCATCTCAGACAAAGCAGCCGAATTGACCCGGCTTGCTTGTGAGGCTGCCAAGCGTCATGGAGTGACGGTGTCGGTCGACCTGAACTTTCGTAAAAAACTATGGACGAAGGAGAAGGCGCAGTCCATCATGAAACCTTTGATGAAGTATGTAGACGTATGTATTGGTAATGAGGAGGATGCGGAACTCTGTCTGGGATTTAAACCTGATGCGGATGTGGAAGGCGGACATACAGATGCAGAGGGCTATAAGGGAATTTTTCGGCAGATGATGGATGAGTTTGGGTTCAGCTATGTGATCTCGACGTTGCGAGAATCTTTCTCTGCATCACATAATGGTTGGAAAGCCATGATTTATAATGGTGAGGAATTCTATGTTTCCAGACATTACGATATCGATCCGATTATTGACCGTGTGGGAGGGGGGGATTCTTTCTCTGGCGGTGTCATACACGGCCTGCTTACAAAGCGAACCCAGGGTGAGGCTCTTGAATTTGCAGTGGCAGCATCGGCATTGAAGCATACCATTAATGGTGACTTCAATCTTGTTTCTGTGGCGGAGGTCGAAGCGCTTGTCGGAGGAGATGCGAGCGGACGTGTACAAAGATAA
- a CDS encoding ATP-binding protein: protein MTLFTNIKSFDKSFLLKLWLSLILYQLSVCPVSAQKDTMDIKDYILIINTYTESFPWSNRLISTATNFVKDDPKLAVYTEHMNMIMIDNDSILDQFKDSLFDRYGSHRPRMLLLLGNSSLILKDDLRKMWGDIPMVLCAGKDYTGPEHYYLTKQPIPLSERVPLAELSQSCNLTYLYANLYIHENVEMMFRTLPRMKRFIYVGDERFVNQVNSQEIQEILRTKHPDVHYTFLSSRDIKKTNQLIDSLNFVDPRTTGILFSSWFHKRQFAGNMMLTMILPEIVSTVSPPIFALNMIELNDKESGMVGGYTYDQNHFNEKLSNMFSEILSGKSPRDLPHYLPTDGTPLINYQVLVRKGLSPDEWPAHTRFLNKPITFWDKYKYFLPGTTVCIALLVWFFLYRIRTLTHLRQIQLKEIEAMANYKNLIDNMPLLYMQEKLIVNEQGVADDLIYLNVNPHFEKHFFRREDVVGKRASELFPESLPEFLHFIQISLKENRAITFPYYFKKIDRFYDIVLKGAHQENVIDIFCVDSTELHRAQQKLNATNHKLSMALEVADIIPWKWDLLSKTILCDINKPIELSAQGNNVSEEQLAVPDSQYFSKIYKEDRIRVEQAYKDLIEGRLEKVKEEYRVINIRNHTHKIEWVEAQAAVETRDENGIPVTLVGSSQVITGRKKMEMELTSAKDRAEESNRLKSAFLANMSHEIRTPLNAIVGFSGILASTEEEEEKQEYVSIIENNNALLLQLISDILDLSKIEAGTLEFQYSDIELNTELKKLESTLKLKLKSDDVQLEFVPGLPVCPVCTEKNRLSQLIINLVTNAIKFTSRGSIRFGYEHRGKELYFYVTDTGCGIPKDKQESIFGRFVKLNSFAQGTGLGLSICRTLVEHMGGHIGVDSEEGKGSTFWFSLPYKAASTSAGTMQKTEIQPISVEKDKLTILIAEDNESNYRLFESILGHDYHLIHAWDGREAVERFKRENPQIILMDINMPVMDGYEATQEIRKYSAKVPIIAVTAFAYASDEQRVMENGFDGYMPKPINARQLKAQITEIMQKRIILL, encoded by the coding sequence ATGACCCTCTTCACAAACATCAAATCCTTCGACAAATCATTTTTGTTGAAGTTATGGCTATCTCTTATTCTCTACCAGTTGTCCGTATGCCCCGTATCTGCACAAAAAGACACGATGGATATCAAAGACTACATCTTAATCATTAATACATATACCGAATCATTCCCTTGGAGTAACCGCTTGATCTCAACAGCAACCAACTTCGTAAAAGACGACCCCAAACTGGCTGTATACACCGAACATATGAACATGATAATGATAGATAATGACAGCATTCTGGACCAATTCAAAGACAGTCTTTTCGACAGATACGGTTCCCACCGCCCACGTATGCTGCTGTTATTAGGCAACTCTTCTCTCATATTGAAAGATGATCTTAGAAAAATGTGGGGTGACATTCCAATGGTTCTCTGTGCCGGAAAAGACTATACCGGGCCTGAGCACTATTATCTGACGAAACAACCCATTCCTCTTTCCGAACGTGTACCATTGGCAGAATTGTCCCAATCCTGCAATCTCACCTACCTCTATGCCAATCTCTATATCCACGAGAATGTAGAAATGATGTTCCGTACACTCCCCCGGATGAAAAGATTCATCTACGTGGGCGACGAACGCTTTGTCAACCAAGTCAACAGTCAGGAGATTCAAGAAATTCTACGGACCAAACATCCGGATGTACACTATACCTTCCTGTCTTCCCGTGACATAAAGAAAACCAACCAACTGATCGATTCACTCAACTTTGTCGATCCCCGGACCACGGGTATTCTGTTTTCCAGCTGGTTCCACAAACGGCAGTTTGCCGGCAACATGATGTTGACAATGATCCTGCCTGAAATCGTTTCCACCGTATCCCCTCCAATATTCGCTCTCAATATGATTGAACTGAATGACAAAGAGAGTGGAATGGTGGGTGGTTACACCTACGACCAGAATCACTTCAATGAAAAGCTGTCCAACATGTTTTCGGAAATCCTCAGCGGGAAATCTCCACGGGATCTTCCACATTATCTGCCCACAGACGGTACACCACTCATCAACTATCAGGTATTGGTCCGCAAAGGTTTGTCTCCCGACGAGTGGCCCGCTCACACCCGTTTTCTGAACAAACCTATCACCTTTTGGGACAAATATAAATATTTCCTGCCGGGAACAACCGTTTGCATCGCCCTGCTCGTCTGGTTTTTCCTCTATCGTATCCGTACGCTCACGCATCTCAGACAGATCCAGTTGAAAGAAATCGAGGCTATGGCTAATTATAAAAATCTGATCGATAACATGCCTTTGCTCTACATGCAGGAGAAACTAATCGTAAACGAACAAGGTGTAGCCGACGACTTGATCTACCTGAACGTAAATCCCCATTTCGAAAAACATTTTTTCCGTAGAGAGGATGTCGTCGGTAAGCGGGCCAGTGAACTGTTTCCTGAATCTCTACCTGAATTTCTACACTTCATCCAGATCTCCCTGAAGGAGAACCGTGCCATCACATTCCCTTATTACTTCAAAAAGATAGACAGATTCTACGACATCGTATTAAAAGGTGCACATCAGGAGAATGTCATCGACATCTTCTGCGTAGACAGCACTGAACTTCATCGTGCACAGCAGAAGTTGAACGCCACAAACCATAAACTATCTATGGCGCTGGAAGTAGCCGACATCATTCCCTGGAAATGGGACTTACTCAGCAAAACCATTCTTTGCGACATCAATAAGCCCATTGAACTCAGTGCACAAGGTAATAACGTAAGCGAAGAACAGTTGGCTGTACCCGACTCACAATACTTCTCGAAAATATATAAGGAGGACCGCATACGAGTGGAACAAGCTTATAAAGACCTGATAGAAGGGCGCTTGGAAAAAGTAAAAGAAGAGTATCGGGTGATCAACATCCGGAATCACACTCACAAAATAGAGTGGGTAGAAGCCCAAGCTGCAGTGGAAACCCGCGACGAAAACGGAATTCCGGTGACACTGGTCGGTTCTTCACAGGTAATCACCGGACGTAAAAAGATGGAAATGGAACTGACTTCGGCCAAAGACCGGGCCGAAGAATCCAATCGTCTTAAATCTGCCTTTCTTGCCAACATGAGTCACGAAATCCGTACTCCGCTCAATGCCATCGTCGGATTTTCGGGAATACTGGCATCCACCGAGGAAGAAGAGGAGAAACAAGAATACGTCAGCATCATTGAGAACAACAATGCATTATTGTTACAACTCATCAGTGACATCCTCGATCTGTCGAAAATAGAAGCCGGTACACTCGAGTTCCAGTACTCCGACATCGAACTCAACACCGAGCTTAAAAAACTGGAAAGCACCCTGAAACTGAAATTAAAGTCGGACGACGTACAACTGGAATTTGTTCCCGGCCTCCCTGTGTGCCCGGTATGTACCGAAAAGAACCGGCTCTCACAACTGATCATCAATTTGGTGACCAATGCCATCAAGTTCACTTCCCGGGGAAGTATCCGCTTCGGTTACGAACACCGTGGCAAAGAACTCTATTTCTATGTCACCGATACCGGATGTGGCATCCCTAAGGACAAACAGGAAAGCATCTTCGGACGTTTTGTCAAACTGAACAGTTTCGCACAGGGAACAGGCCTGGGACTCTCCATCTGCCGTACCCTCGTCGAGCACATGGGCGGACATATCGGTGTAGATTCGGAAGAAGGCAAAGGTTCCACGTTCTGGTTCTCCCTCCCTTATAAAGCGGCAAGCACTTCCGCCGGAACAATGCAAAAAACCGAGATTCAGCCCATCTCAGTAGAAAAAGACAAACTGACTATCCTAATCGCTGAAGACAATGAAAGCAACTACCGCCTCTTCGAATCGATCCTCGGGCACGACTATCATCTGATTCATGCCTGGGACGGACGCGAAGCTGTCGAAAGATTCAAAAGAGAAAATCCACAGATTATTTTGATGGATATCAATATGCCGGTTATGGACGGATACGAAGCCACGCAGGAAATCCGTAAATACTCAGCCAAAGTTCCTATCATAGCAGTTACGGCCTTTGCCTACGCTTCGGACGAGCAACGGGTGATGGAAAACGGATTCGACGGATATATGCCCAAACCGATCAATGCACGGCAATTAAAAGCACAAATCACGGAGATTATGCAAAAACGGATCATTTTGTTATGA
- a CDS encoding bifunctional 4-hydroxy-2-oxoglutarate aldolase/2-dehydro-3-deoxy-phosphogluconate aldolase: protein MAKFDKIAVLNKIGSTGMVPVFYHEDVEIAKKVVKACYEGGVRAFEFTNRGDFAQEVFAGLVKFAVCECPEMAMGVGSVVDPATAALYIQSGADFVVGPLFNPAIAKICNRRLIAYTPGCGSVSEVGFAQEAGCDLCKIFPGDVYGPNFVKGLMAPMPWSKLMVTGGVEPTRENLTGWFGAGAFCVGMGSKLFPKDKVAAEDWGYVTKKCTEALEYIAEARK from the coding sequence ATGGCTAAATTTGATAAAATAGCTGTCTTGAACAAAATAGGTTCGACAGGTATGGTTCCTGTATTTTATCACGAAGATGTGGAAATAGCGAAGAAAGTGGTAAAAGCTTGTTATGAAGGTGGAGTTCGTGCTTTTGAGTTTACCAATCGGGGGGACTTTGCCCAGGAAGTATTTGCCGGGCTTGTAAAATTTGCTGTCTGTGAATGCCCGGAGATGGCTATGGGAGTCGGATCAGTGGTTGATCCGGCTACTGCAGCTCTGTATATACAATCGGGGGCTGACTTTGTGGTAGGTCCCTTGTTTAATCCGGCGATTGCTAAGATATGCAATCGCCGGCTGATCGCTTATACACCGGGGTGTGGCTCGGTTTCGGAAGTGGGCTTTGCACAGGAAGCCGGTTGTGATCTTTGTAAGATATTTCCCGGAGATGTGTACGGACCAAATTTTGTGAAAGGCTTGATGGCTCCGATGCCTTGGTCCAAATTAATGGTGACCGGTGGGGTAGAGCCTACCCGGGAGAACCTGACAGGATGGTTTGGAGCGGGTGCATTCTGTGTCGGTATGGGATCTAAATTATTTCCGAAAGATAAGGTAGCAGCCGAAGATTGGGGATATGTTACCAAGAAATGTACCGAAGCCTTAGAATACATTGCCGAGGCAAGAAAGTAA
- a CDS encoding threonine/serine exporter family protein — protein sequence MDIHQELKELSKFLSEYSTSLMAVGVQTSRIVRNTSRIAESFGFFCDMTIFQKTIIMTLRDADNSHSYSTVNKIKPMGLNFAINSALSTLSWEAYDEHLSLSELQRRYHEIVSKPRESKWLVLILVAFANASFCRLFQGDFISMGIVFVATLAGFFVRTELMGRHWNHLAIFIISSFIASMIGSTGYLMHWGDTPDMALGTSVLYLIPGVPLINAIMDIIDGHVLAGTSRFINACLLIICIAIGLSMTLLITGISTL from the coding sequence ATGGACATCCACCAAGAACTAAAAGAACTATCTAAATTCCTGTCTGAATATTCGACCAGTCTGATGGCCGTAGGCGTACAAACATCACGAATCGTACGAAACACCTCACGAATCGCTGAATCTTTCGGCTTCTTCTGTGACATGACAATCTTTCAGAAAACCATCATCATGACATTACGCGATGCCGACAATTCGCATTCATACAGTACGGTAAACAAGATCAAGCCCATGGGACTGAACTTCGCCATTAATTCAGCACTCAGCACGCTGAGTTGGGAAGCATATGACGAACATTTGTCTCTCAGCGAGCTCCAACGTCGCTATCACGAAATTGTCAGCAAACCACGTGAAAGTAAATGGCTTGTATTGATTCTGGTTGCCTTTGCCAACGCATCTTTCTGCCGCCTGTTCCAAGGTGACTTTATTTCCATGGGAATCGTATTTGTAGCCACCTTGGCCGGATTCTTTGTCCGTACCGAACTGATGGGACGTCACTGGAATCATCTGGCAATATTCATCATTTCGTCGTTCATTGCTTCCATGATCGGTAGTACGGGCTATCTGATGCACTGGGGTGACACTCCGGATATGGCTTTAGGTACCAGCGTACTTTATCTGATTCCGGGTGTACCGCTGATCAACGCCATCATGGACATCATCGACGGACATGTATTGGCCGGAACATCGAGATTTATTAACGCCTGTCTGCTTATCATCTGTATAGCGATCGGCCTTTCAATGACCCTTTTAATCACCGGAATCAGCACCTTATGA
- a CDS encoding LacI family DNA-binding transcriptional regulator, translated as MNKLPERIRIKDIARLANVSVGTVDRVLHGRSGVSEASRKRVEEILKQLDYQPNMYASALASNKKYTFACLLPKHLEGEYWTDVQKGIREAVTTYSDFNISANITHYDPYDYNSFVATSQAVIEEQPDGVMFAPTVPQYTKGFTDALNELGIPYIYIDSQIKDAPPLAFFGQNSHQSGYFAARMLMLLAVNDREIVIFRKIHEGVIGSNQQESREIGFRQYMQEHHPACNILELNLHADLNIEDSRMLDDFFREHPDVKHGITFNSKVYIIGEYLQQRRKSDFSLIGYDLLERNVTCLKEGTVSFLIAQQPELQGFNSIKTLCDHLIFRKEVACTNYMPIDLLTKENIDYYHSK; from the coding sequence ATGAATAAATTGCCAGAAAGAATCAGAATTAAGGATATTGCCCGCTTGGCAAATGTATCTGTAGGAACTGTAGACCGGGTGCTCCATGGCCGTAGCGGAGTGTCGGAAGCAAGCCGTAAACGTGTAGAAGAAATCTTAAAGCAACTCGACTATCAGCCTAATATGTATGCCAGCGCGTTGGCTTCCAATAAGAAATATACTTTTGCCTGTCTGCTACCCAAACATCTGGAAGGCGAATATTGGACAGATGTGCAAAAAGGGATTCGGGAAGCGGTTACCACATACTCCGACTTCAATATTTCGGCAAATATCACCCATTATGACCCCTACGATTACAATTCGTTTGTGGCAACCAGTCAGGCCGTTATCGAAGAACAACCGGACGGAGTAATGTTTGCTCCCACTGTACCACAATATACCAAAGGATTTACCGATGCACTAAATGAACTGGGTATACCATATATATATATTGATTCACAAATCAAAGACGCCCCTCCACTTGCCTTCTTCGGTCAAAACTCACACCAGAGCGGATACTTTGCAGCACGCATGCTGATGTTACTCGCCGTAAATGACCGGGAAATCGTAATTTTCCGCAAGATACACGAAGGAGTGATCGGCTCGAACCAGCAGGAAAGCCGCGAAATCGGATTTCGCCAATATATGCAAGAGCATCATCCCGCCTGTAACATCCTTGAACTCAACCTGCACGCCGACCTGAATATTGAAGATAGCCGGATGCTGGATGACTTCTTCCGCGAACATCCGGACGTCAAGCATGGCATCACGTTCAATTCAAAAGTATACATCATCGGTGAATACCTGCAACAACGCAGGAAAAGTGATTTCAGCCTGATCGGTTACGACTTGCTCGAGCGAAACGTAACGTGCCTGAAGGAAGGCACTGTCTCTTTCCTGATTGCACAGCAACCGGAATTACAAGGATTCAATAGTATCAAAACTTTGTGTGATCATCTGATATTCAGGAAAGAAGTGGCTTGTACCAACTATATGCCCATCGATCTCCTGACCAAAGAAAATATCGACTATTATCACAGTAAGTAA
- a CDS encoding threonine/serine exporter family protein encodes MMNIDFITATVLDGAFAAVAAIGFAIISNPPRKAILISAFLAAVGHGLRYFLMHAHLFTMDIATASFFAAVSIGLLAIPFAKAIHCPAEVFSFPSLLPMIPGMFAYKSILALTKFMQTKDETDSLRYLVDFCHNGSTTIFVLFALVVGAAVPVFIFHRQSFTATRLLKKLVKKG; translated from the coding sequence ATGATGAATATAGATTTTATAACAGCCACCGTACTCGACGGTGCATTCGCTGCCGTAGCCGCTATCGGATTTGCTATTATATCGAATCCACCACGAAAAGCCATATTGATCTCTGCTTTCCTGGCGGCTGTAGGTCACGGATTACGTTACTTTCTGATGCATGCACATCTGTTTACGATGGACATTGCTACGGCTTCATTCTTTGCAGCTGTTTCCATCGGTTTATTAGCCATCCCTTTTGCCAAAGCGATTCACTGCCCGGCAGAGGTTTTCTCGTTTCCGTCTCTCTTGCCCATGATTCCGGGAATGTTTGCTTATAAAAGTATCCTTGCACTGACAAAGTTCATGCAGACTAAAGATGAAACCGATTCACTGCGATACCTGGTAGATTTTTGCCACAATGGCAGTACCACCATCTTCGTTTTATTTGCCTTGGTCGTAGGGGCAGCCGTACCGGTATTCATCTTCCACCGCCAATCATTCACAGCTACCCGTTTACTGAAAAAGTTGGTAAAAAAAGGATGA
- a CDS encoding winged helix-turn-helix transcriptional regulator encodes MKNFHPTGTCPIRDVLCRLGDKWSMLVLVTLNANGTMRFGDIHKTIDDISQRMLTVTLRTLEADGLVERKAYAEVPPRVEYCLTEMGHSLIPHVEALVGWALDHMTMIFEHREQQKGL; translated from the coding sequence ATGAAGAACTTCCATCCTACGGGAACTTGTCCCATCAGGGACGTATTATGCCGGCTGGGCGACAAGTGGTCGATGCTGGTGCTGGTGACGCTGAATGCGAACGGAACGATGCGCTTTGGTGACATTCATAAAACAATAGACGATATTTCGCAACGGATGCTGACTGTTACTCTCCGTACGTTGGAGGCCGACGGGTTGGTGGAACGGAAAGCATATGCGGAAGTACCACCGAGGGTGGAATATTGCCTGACGGAAATGGGACATAGTTTGATTCCACACGTCGAAGCATTGGTTGGATGGGCACTGGATCATATGACAATGATTTTTGAACATAGAGAACAACAGAAAGGGTTATGA
- a CDS encoding GNAT family N-acetyltransferase, with protein sequence MKVEQVFSDRKRFLDLLLLADEQEDMIDRYLERGDMFALYDEDKLRAVCVVTNEGKGIYELKNIATCPDSQRKGYGKSLIEYLFHHYSDRCSVMFVGTGDTPHTLLFYQSCGFVPSHRIKNFFTDHYDHPIYENGIRLRDMVYLKREK encoded by the coding sequence ATGAAAGTCGAACAGGTATTTTCAGACAGGAAGCGTTTCCTCGATTTGCTCTTGCTGGCAGATGAGCAGGAAGATATGATAGACCGGTATCTGGAACGTGGAGATATGTTCGCTCTATATGATGAAGACAAGCTCAGGGCGGTTTGTGTGGTTACTAACGAGGGGAAAGGAATTTACGAATTAAAGAATATCGCAACTTGTCCGGATAGCCAGCGTAAGGGATATGGTAAAAGCCTGATTGAATATCTGTTTCACCATTATTCGGACCGATGCTCGGTCATGTTTGTGGGAACAGGAGATACTCCACATACGCTTTTATTCTATCAATCCTGCGGATTTGTTCCTTCCCATCGTATTAAGAATTTTTTCACCGACCATTATGATCATCCTATTTATGAGAATGGCATCCGGCTCAGGGATATGGTTTATTTGAAGAGGGAAAAATAA
- a CDS encoding ribonucleotide-diphosphate reductase subunit beta, translating into METKKLKKNALFNPEGDTETRFRKMIGGNTTNLNDFNNMRYQWVSDWYRQAMNNFWIPEEINLTQDTKDYPHLTPAERTAYDKILSFLVFLDSLQSNNLPTLSEYITANEVNLCLHIQAFQECVHSQSYSYMLDSICSPEERNDILYQWKTDEHLLRRNTFIGNCYNEFQENRDGFALMKTLIANYILEGIYFYSGFMFFYNLSRNGKMSGSAQEIRYINRDENTHLWLFRNIILELKKEEPELFTPDKVKVYEEMMREGVKQEIAWGQYVIGDQIQGLNRQMISDYIHFLGNLRWSSLGYTPLYEDNRKEPESMHWVSQYSNANMVKTDFFEAKSTAYAKSTALEDDL; encoded by the coding sequence ATGGAAACAAAAAAATTAAAGAAAAATGCCCTCTTCAATCCCGAAGGTGATACAGAAACCCGTTTCAGAAAGATGATCGGAGGCAATACAACCAATCTGAATGATTTCAATAACATGCGATACCAATGGGTAAGCGACTGGTATCGTCAGGCCATGAATAACTTCTGGATACCTGAAGAAATCAATCTGACACAAGATACCAAGGACTATCCCCATCTGACCCCGGCCGAACGAACAGCGTATGATAAAATTCTGAGCTTCCTCGTCTTCCTGGATTCTTTGCAGAGTAACAATCTCCCGACACTCAGCGAATACATCACGGCAAACGAAGTCAACCTCTGCCTGCATATTCAAGCATTTCAAGAGTGTGTACACAGCCAGAGCTACAGCTATATGCTCGACTCTATCTGTAGTCCGGAGGAACGCAATGACATTTTGTATCAATGGAAAACAGACGAACATCTGCTAAGGAGAAATACGTTTATCGGCAATTGCTACAATGAATTCCAGGAAAATCGTGACGGATTTGCCTTGATGAAGACCCTAATTGCCAATTACATCCTTGAAGGTATTTACTTCTACAGCGGTTTTATGTTTTTCTACAATCTGAGCCGTAACGGAAAGATGTCCGGATCGGCTCAGGAAATCCGTTACATCAACCGGGATGAAAACACCCATCTCTGGCTATTTCGCAACATCATTCTGGAGTTGAAGAAGGAAGAACCGGAACTGTTTACGCCTGACAAGGTGAAAGTGTATGAAGAGATGATGCGTGAAGGAGTGAAACAGGAAATCGCATGGGGACAATATGTAATAGGCGACCAAATCCAGGGCCTCAACCGACAAATGATCTCTGACTATATCCACTTTCTGGGTAATCTCCGTTGGAGTAGCCTGGGTTACACTCCTCTGTACGAAGACAACCGGAAGGAACCGGAAAGCATGCATTGGGTATCGCAATATTCAAATGCCAACATGGTAAAAACGGACTTCTTCGAAGCGAAAAGTACGGCGTATGCCAAAAGTACTGCGCTGGAAGATGATTTATAA
- a CDS encoding AAA family ATPase, translated as MIWKLSERKDWNSLEQQFGWVRDMNQVPQHTVHHAEGSVAVHTRMVLEALLRQPAYPMLPEQEREILWAAALLHDVEKRSTSVDEGNGQVTSKNHAKRGETTVRTLLYRDIPAPFNIREHIASLVRHHGLPIWLMEREDPLKRACEASLRLDTSLLKQLTVADICGRISTDKEVLLEATEFFEMFCREQQCWGKAREFANGTARFHYFHTPRSYIDYVPHDDFKCGVTLLVGLPGMGKDYYIESRCADMPVVSLDAIRRKHKFSPTDKAANGWVAQTAKEQARIYLRKGQDFIWNATNVSRQRRTQLIDLFITYGARVKIVYIEKPYSVWRRQNSTREYEVPETVLDKMLGRLEVPQLTEAHEVVYVVEE; from the coding sequence ACAGTTCGGGTGGGTACGGGATATGAACCAAGTTCCTCAGCATACGGTGCATCATGCCGAAGGAAGTGTGGCTGTACATACCCGCATGGTGCTCGAAGCATTGCTGCGACAACCTGCCTATCCGATGCTTCCGGAACAGGAACGGGAAATACTTTGGGCAGCCGCTTTGCTTCACGATGTGGAAAAACGTTCGACTTCAGTCGATGAGGGTAATGGACAGGTTACCTCTAAGAACCATGCTAAACGTGGGGAGACTACTGTCCGTACTCTTCTTTATAGAGATATACCTGCTCCTTTCAATATACGCGAGCATATAGCTTCACTGGTACGCCATCATGGTCTGCCTATTTGGTTGATGGAACGCGAAGATCCTTTAAAGCGTGCTTGTGAGGCTTCGCTGAGGCTGGACACCTCGTTGCTGAAACAATTGACTGTTGCCGATATTTGCGGACGTATCAGTACAGACAAAGAAGTGTTGCTGGAGGCTACCGAATTTTTTGAGATGTTCTGTCGGGAGCAGCAATGTTGGGGAAAGGCACGGGAATTTGCCAATGGCACAGCCCGTTTTCACTACTTTCATACACCCCGATCCTATATCGATTATGTTCCCCACGATGATTTTAAATGTGGGGTAACATTGCTTGTAGGTCTGCCCGGTATGGGAAAAGACTATTATATCGAATCTCGATGTGCCGATATGCCGGTTGTCAGTTTGGATGCCATCCGGCGTAAACATAAGTTTAGTCCCACTGACAAAGCGGCCAATGGCTGGGTGGCACAAACTGCTAAAGAACAGGCCCGGATCTATCTTCGCAAGGGACAGGACTTCATTTGGAATGCTACCAACGTGAGCCGTCAAAGGCGTACTCAGTTGATCGACTTGTTCATTACGTATGGGGCACGGGTTAAAATAGTCTATATAGAGAAACCTTATTCAGTCTGGCGGCGACAGAACAGTACACGCGAATATGAAGTTCCGGAAACGGTTCTGGATAAGATGTTAGGTAGGTTGGAAGTTCCTCAGTTGACAGAAGCCCACGAGGTGGTTTATGTCGTAGAGGAATAA